In Serratia sp. FDAARGOS_506, a genomic segment contains:
- the rluA gene encoding bifunctional tRNA pseudouridine(32) synthase/23S rRNA pseudouridine(746) synthase RluA: MEPYNPPQDPLHILYQDEHIMVVNKPSGLLSVPGRAPENKDSLMTRIQTDHPAAESVHRLDMATSGVIVVALNKAAERELKRQFREREPKKSYIARVWGHMAHDEGLVDLPLICDWPNRPLQKVCFETGKAAQTEYLVLSRDADGSTRVKLTPITGRSHQLRVHMLALGHPILGDGFYAPPEAKAMAPRLQLHAQELRITHPAFQTPMHFRAEPDF, from the coding sequence ATGGAACCCTACAATCCCCCGCAGGACCCGCTGCACATCCTGTATCAGGATGAACACATCATGGTGGTCAACAAGCCCAGCGGCTTGCTGTCGGTGCCCGGCCGCGCGCCGGAAAACAAAGACAGCCTGATGACCCGCATTCAGACCGATCATCCGGCCGCCGAATCGGTGCACCGGCTGGACATGGCCACCAGCGGGGTGATCGTGGTGGCGCTCAACAAGGCCGCCGAGCGTGAGCTGAAGCGTCAATTTCGCGAACGCGAACCGAAGAAATCCTATATCGCCCGCGTTTGGGGGCATATGGCGCATGACGAAGGGTTGGTGGACTTGCCGCTGATCTGCGATTGGCCGAACCGGCCACTGCAAAAGGTGTGTTTTGAAACCGGCAAAGCGGCGCAGACGGAGTATTTGGTACTGTCGCGCGACGCCGACGGCAGCACGCGCGTAAAGCTGACGCCGATCACCGGCCGCTCGCACCAGCTGCGGGTGCACATGCTGGCGCTGGGACACCCGATCCTCGGCGACGGTTTCTACGCCCCGCCGGAGGCCAAGGCGATGGCGCCGCGGCTGCAGTTGCATGCGCAAGAGCTGCGCATCACCCATCCCGCCTTCCAAACGCCGATGCACTTTCGCGCCGAGCCGGATTTCTGA
- the apaH gene encoding bis(5'-nucleosyl)-tetraphosphatase (symmetrical) ApaH, whose product MSTYLIGDVHGCFNELKSLLAQAAFDPARDQLWLTGDLVARGPASLDVLRFVRSLGPAVRMVLGNHDLHLLAVYAGISRNKPKDRITPLLEAPDADELINWLRRQPVLQVDDEQKLVMAHAGITPQWDIDTAKMCAREVEAVLSSDSYPLFLDAMYGDMPNNWAPELSGLARLRFSTNAFTRMRYCFPNGQLDMICKDAPGTAPAPLKPWFDLPRLVDPEYTIIFGHWASLEGKGTPEGVIGLDTGCCWGGDLTMLRWEDRRYFTQPANRGEAPGQAGRLAAS is encoded by the coding sequence ATGTCGACATACCTTATCGGCGACGTTCACGGCTGTTTTAATGAACTGAAGTCGCTGCTGGCTCAGGCTGCTTTCGATCCCGCGCGCGATCAATTGTGGCTGACCGGCGATCTGGTGGCGCGCGGCCCCGCCTCTCTGGACGTGCTGCGCTTCGTGCGCTCACTCGGCCCGGCGGTGCGCATGGTGCTGGGCAACCACGATCTGCACCTGCTGGCGGTCTACGCCGGCATCAGCCGCAACAAACCCAAAGATCGCATCACCCCTCTGCTTGAGGCGCCGGACGCCGACGAGCTGATCAACTGGCTGCGCCGCCAACCGGTGCTGCAGGTGGATGACGAGCAAAAGCTGGTGATGGCGCATGCCGGCATCACTCCGCAGTGGGATATCGACACCGCGAAAATGTGCGCACGTGAAGTGGAAGCGGTATTGAGCAGCGACAGCTACCCGCTGTTTCTCGACGCCATGTACGGCGACATGCCGAACAACTGGGCGCCGGAGCTGAGCGGCCTGGCTCGCCTGCGTTTCAGCACCAATGCGTTCACTCGCATGCGCTACTGCTTCCCCAACGGCCAGCTCGATATGATCTGTAAAGATGCGCCAGGCACAGCGCCAGCGCCGCTGAAGCCATGGTTCGATCTGCCGCGCCTGGTGGATCCGGAATATACCATCATCTTCGGCCACTGGGCCTCGCTGGAAGGCAAGGGCACGCCGGAGGGCGTGATCGGGCTGGATACCGGCTGCTGTTGGGGCGGCGATCTGACGATGCTGCGCTGGGAAGACCGC
- the rsmA gene encoding 16S rRNA (adenine(1518)-N(6)/adenine(1519)-N(6))-dimethyltransferase RsmA → MNNRVHQGHFARKRFGQNFLTDQFVIDSIVSAIHPQPGEAVVEIGPGLGALTEPVGARMDRMTVIELDRDLATRLENHPQLKDKLTIRQQDAMTVNFAELAEEAGQPLRVFGNLPYNISTPLMFHLFSYTQAIRDMHFMLQKEVVNRLVAGPNSKAYGRLTVMAQYYCNVIPVLEVPPTAFAPPPKVDSAVVRLVPHSVMPNPVSDVRMLSRITTQAFNQRRKTIRNSLGDLFTPEQLTELGVDPSLRAENISVAQYCKLANWLSANPAPQQ, encoded by the coding sequence ATGAATAACAGAGTCCACCAAGGGCACTTTGCCCGCAAACGCTTTGGACAAAACTTTTTAACCGATCAGTTTGTCATCGATAGCATTGTCTCCGCCATTCACCCGCAGCCGGGCGAAGCGGTAGTCGAGATCGGCCCCGGTCTCGGCGCCCTGACCGAGCCGGTCGGCGCACGCATGGACCGCATGACGGTGATCGAGCTGGACCGCGATCTGGCTACCCGGCTGGAGAATCACCCGCAGCTGAAAGACAAGCTGACCATCCGCCAGCAGGACGCCATGACGGTGAATTTCGCCGAACTGGCCGAGGAAGCTGGCCAACCACTGCGCGTATTTGGTAACCTGCCGTACAATATTTCGACGCCTCTGATGTTCCACCTTTTCAGCTATACTCAGGCAATCCGCGACATGCACTTTATGTTGCAAAAAGAGGTGGTCAACCGTCTGGTGGCCGGCCCGAACAGCAAGGCCTACGGGCGTTTGACCGTGATGGCGCAGTACTACTGCAACGTCATCCCGGTGCTGGAAGTGCCGCCGACCGCGTTCGCGCCGCCGCCGAAGGTCGATTCCGCCGTAGTGCGTCTGGTGCCGCACAGCGTAATGCCGAACCCGGTGAGTGACGTGCGCATGCTGAGCCGCATCACCACGCAGGCGTTCAACCAGCGGCGGAAAACCATCCGCAACAGCCTGGGCGACCTGTTTACGCCGGAGCAGCTGACGGAGCTGGGCGTCGATCCTTCGCTCAGAGCAGAAAATATTTCTGTGGCGCAGTATTGCAAGCTGGCGAACTGGCTGTCAGCCAATCCGGCGCCGCAGCAATAA
- the apaG gene encoding Co2+/Mg2+ efflux protein ApaG encodes MIDSPRVCIQVQSIYVESQSIPEEERYVFAYTITIRNLGRTDVQLLGRYWLITNSNGRQTEVQGEGVIGEQPVIPPGGEFQYTSGAILETPLGTMEGHYEMVDHQGQPFRTAIPVFRLAIPTLIH; translated from the coding sequence ATGATTGATTCGCCCCGCGTGTGTATTCAGGTTCAGAGCATCTATGTGGAATCACAGTCGATCCCTGAAGAAGAGCGTTACGTCTTCGCCTATACCATCACCATCCGCAATCTGGGGCGGACCGACGTGCAACTGCTGGGCCGTTACTGGCTGATCACCAACAGCAACGGCCGCCAAACCGAAGTTCAGGGTGAAGGAGTGATTGGCGAACAGCCCGTCATTCCGCCCGGCGGAGAATTTCAGTATACCAGCGGCGCCATTCTGGAAACGCCGCTGGGCACCATGGAAGGCCATTACGAAATGGTTGACCATCAGGGTCAACCGTTCCGCACCGCTATTCCCGTGTTTCGCTTAGCCATTCCAACGCTGATCCATTAA
- the surA gene encoding peptidylprolyl isomerase SurA — protein MKNWRTLILGLVVCANAAFAAPQEVDKVAAVVDNGVVLESDVNGLLQSVKLNAQQAGQQLPDDKTLRHQIIERLIMDNIQLQMAKKMGITVSDADLDKAIANIAAQNRMSVDQLRSRLSYEGLNYNTYRSQIRKEMLISEVRNNEVRRRVTILPQEVDSLAKQVGAQNGSDTEMNISHILIPLPENPSQQQVDKAEELAKRLVGEINSGADFGKLAITYSADSQALKGGNMGWGKLQEIPTLFAERLVSAKKGDVVGPIRSGVGFHILKVNDIRGASQSVSVTEVHARHILLKPSVVLTDDQARAKLQSVAEAIKSGRAKFADEAKQLSQDPGSAMQGGDLGWASPDIYDPAFRDALLKLSKGEISAPVHSSFGWHLIQLLDTRQVDKTDAAQKDRAYRMLFNRKFAEEAQTWMQEQRAQAYVKILDGSDAQQ, from the coding sequence ATGAAGAACTGGAGAACGCTTATTCTCGGATTGGTGGTTTGCGCCAATGCCGCGTTCGCAGCACCCCAAGAAGTGGATAAAGTCGCCGCCGTCGTGGATAACGGCGTGGTACTCGAAAGCGACGTCAACGGTCTGTTGCAATCAGTGAAGCTCAACGCTCAACAAGCCGGCCAGCAACTGCCGGACGACAAGACGCTGCGCCATCAGATCATCGAACGCCTGATCATGGATAACATCCAGCTGCAGATGGCCAAGAAAATGGGCATCACCGTGTCCGACGCCGATCTGGACAAGGCGATCGCCAATATCGCCGCGCAGAACCGCATGAGCGTCGATCAGCTGCGTAGCCGTCTGTCGTACGAAGGGTTGAACTACAACACCTACCGTTCTCAGATTCGTAAAGAGATGCTGATCTCCGAAGTGCGTAACAACGAAGTGCGCCGCCGCGTTACCATCCTGCCGCAGGAAGTCGACTCGCTGGCGAAACAGGTGGGCGCGCAGAACGGCAGCGACACCGAAATGAACATCAGCCACATCCTGATCCCGCTGCCGGAGAACCCGTCTCAGCAGCAGGTCGACAAAGCCGAAGAGCTGGCCAAACGCCTGGTGGGTGAGATCAACAGCGGCGCCGACTTCGGCAAGCTGGCGATCACCTACTCCGCCGACTCTCAGGCGCTGAAAGGCGGCAACATGGGCTGGGGCAAGCTGCAAGAGATCCCGACCCTGTTCGCGGAACGTCTGGTAAGCGCCAAGAAAGGCGACGTCGTCGGCCCAATCCGTTCCGGCGTCGGCTTCCACATCCTGAAAGTGAACGACATCCGCGGCGCCAGCCAGTCAGTGTCGGTCACCGAAGTGCACGCCCGTCACATCCTGCTGAAACCTTCCGTGGTGCTGACCGACGATCAGGCGCGCGCTAAACTGCAATCCGTTGCGGAAGCGATCAAGAGCGGCCGCGCCAAGTTTGCCGACGAAGCCAAACAGCTGTCGCAAGATCCGGGTTCCGCCATGCAGGGCGGCGATCTGGGCTGGGCTTCCCCGGACATCTACGATCCGGCCTTCCGCGATGCATTGCTGAAGCTGAGCAAGGGTGAAATCAGCGCGCCGGTCCACTCTTCCTTCGGCTGGCACCTGATCCAGCTGCTGGATACCCGCCAAGTGGATAAGACCGACGCCGCGCAAAAAGATCGCGCTTACCGTATGCTGTTCAACCGTAAGTTCGCCGAAGAAGCGCAGACCTGGATGCAGGAACAGCGCGCCCAGGCTTACGTGAAGATCCTCGATGGCAGCGATGCACAGCAATAA
- the djlA gene encoding co-chaperone DjlA, with the protein MQYWGKLLGVIVAIWSGAGFWGVVLGLIIGHMIDTARSNKRSRGFFTDQQTRQTLFFRTTFQVMGHLTKSKGRVTEADIQIASLFMDRLQLHGEARIAAQQAFREGKQSQFPLRETLQQFRSICFGRFDLIRMFLEIQIQAAFADGSLHPNERQVLYVIAEELGISRAQFDQFLSMMEGGRQFGGGQQGGYSQGGYQQAQRGPTLEDACKVLGVRSSDDATTIKRAYRKLMSEHHPDKLVAKGLPPQMMEMAKQKAQEIQAAYDLIKREKGFK; encoded by the coding sequence ATGCAGTATTGGGGAAAACTGCTCGGCGTCATCGTCGCCATTTGGTCTGGCGCGGGATTCTGGGGTGTAGTTCTGGGGCTGATTATCGGTCATATGATCGATACGGCGCGCAGTAATAAGCGCAGCCGGGGGTTCTTCACCGACCAGCAAACGCGGCAAACGCTGTTTTTCCGCACCACTTTTCAGGTGATGGGCCACCTGACCAAATCCAAAGGACGCGTTACCGAGGCGGATATCCAGATCGCCAGCCTGTTCATGGATCGCCTGCAGCTGCACGGCGAAGCGCGCATCGCGGCGCAGCAGGCGTTCCGCGAGGGCAAACAGAGCCAGTTCCCGCTGCGTGAGACACTGCAGCAGTTCCGCAGCATCTGTTTCGGCCGCTTCGATTTGATTCGGATGTTTCTGGAAATTCAGATTCAGGCGGCGTTCGCCGACGGCTCGCTGCATCCGAACGAACGTCAGGTGCTGTACGTCATCGCCGAAGAGCTGGGCATTTCGCGCGCGCAGTTCGATCAGTTCCTCAGCATGATGGAAGGTGGGCGCCAGTTCGGCGGCGGTCAGCAGGGCGGATATTCGCAGGGCGGCTATCAGCAGGCTCAGCGTGGCCCGACGCTTGAAGATGCGTGCAAGGTGCTCGGCGTGCGCAGCAGCGACGATGCTACCACCATCAAACGCGCCTACCGCAAGTTGATGAGCGAACACCATCCGGATAAGCTGGTGGCGAAAGGCTTGCCGCCGCAGATGATGGAAATGGCCAAGCAGAAAGCGCAGGAGATTCAGGCGGCGTACGACCTGATCAAACGCGAGAAAGGCTTTAAATAA
- the lptD gene encoding LPS assembly protein LptD, translated as MKKSFPTLLATMIWTALYSQHALADLAEQCMLGVPVYDKPLVSGDPNSQPVTINADDSRADYPKSALFSGNVRVEQGNSTLTAKEVELNQTQNPGQAEPVRTVTATGDVHYSDNQIKLKGPKAWSNLNTKDTDVYEGDYQMVGRQGRGDADKMKMRGANRYTILENGTFTSCLPGDDSWSVVGSEVIHDREEQVAEVWNARFRIGGVPVFYSPYLQLPVGDKRRSGFLIPNAKYGSNNGFEFMLPYYWNIAPNYDATITPHYMSKRGLQWQTEFRYLVQPGLGLMEFDWLPDDKEYSKEDPNNSTRWLFYWNHNGVMDQVWRFNVDYTKVSDYKYFTDLDSKYGSTTDGYATQKFSLGYANENWNATLSSKQFQIYDNTDRTLSDTYKVQPQLDLNYYKNDLGPFDFHIYGQAAKFTSVNPYSPDATRLHMEPTLNLPLTNGWASLNTEAKLMATHYQQDIPDGFAANYQSRKGAAAPDLDDSVNRVLPQFKVDGKLVFERPMIWAEGATQTLEPRVQYLYVPYRNQSNIYTYDTTLLQTDYSGLFRDRTYSGLDRIASQNRVSTGLTTRIYDDALVERFNASVGQIYYFSRSRTGDQMTGYDNNDDTGSVAWAGDTYWKIDDRWGLRGGLQYDTRLNSVSLGNGVVEYRQDAERVVQLNYRYATPEYIQTALNTRQVPAFQDGISQVGITGSWPIADRWAVVGAYYYDTRAKQSADQLVGLKYNTCCWAVTLGYERKITDWNTSNNTSVYDNRVSFNVELRGLSSDHSLGSAEMLRSGILPYQRAF; from the coding sequence ATGAAAAAAAGTTTCCCAACACTGCTGGCCACGATGATTTGGACGGCACTCTACAGTCAGCATGCGCTGGCTGATCTGGCCGAGCAATGCATGCTTGGCGTTCCCGTTTACGACAAGCCTTTGGTCAGCGGCGATCCGAACAGCCAGCCGGTGACCATCAATGCCGATGACTCGCGCGCCGACTACCCGAAAAGCGCCCTGTTCAGCGGCAACGTGCGTGTCGAGCAGGGCAACAGCACCCTGACCGCCAAAGAAGTTGAGCTGAACCAGACGCAAAACCCTGGCCAGGCGGAACCGGTACGCACCGTCACCGCCACCGGCGACGTGCACTACAGCGACAATCAGATCAAACTGAAAGGCCCGAAGGCATGGTCGAACCTGAACACCAAAGATACCGACGTCTATGAAGGCGACTACCAGATGGTGGGCCGTCAGGGGCGCGGCGACGCCGACAAGATGAAAATGCGCGGCGCCAACCGTTACACCATTCTGGAAAACGGCACCTTTACCTCCTGTCTGCCGGGCGACGACAGTTGGAGCGTGGTCGGCTCCGAAGTGATCCACGATCGCGAAGAGCAGGTGGCGGAAGTGTGGAACGCCCGCTTCCGCATCGGCGGCGTGCCGGTGTTCTACAGCCCGTACCTGCAGCTGCCGGTCGGCGACAAGCGCCGTTCCGGCTTCCTGATCCCGAACGCCAAGTACGGCAGCAACAACGGCTTCGAGTTCATGTTGCCGTACTACTGGAACATCGCGCCGAACTATGACGCCACCATTACGCCGCACTATATGTCCAAGCGCGGCCTGCAGTGGCAGACCGAGTTCCGCTATCTGGTGCAACCGGGCCTTGGCCTGATGGAGTTCGACTGGCTGCCGGACGACAAGGAATACAGCAAGGAAGATCCGAACAACAGCACCCGTTGGCTGTTCTACTGGAACCACAACGGCGTGATGGACCAGGTGTGGCGCTTCAACGTCGACTACACCAAAGTCAGCGATTACAAATACTTCACCGATCTGGACTCCAAGTACGGCTCCACCACCGATGGCTACGCCACGCAGAAATTCAGCCTCGGCTACGCCAACGAGAACTGGAACGCCACGCTGAGCTCCAAACAGTTCCAGATTTATGACAATACCGACCGCACCCTGTCTGATACCTACAAGGTGCAGCCGCAGTTGGATCTGAACTACTACAAAAACGACCTCGGCCCGTTCGATTTCCATATTTACGGCCAGGCGGCCAAGTTCACCAGCGTCAACCCGTACAGCCCGGACGCCACCCGTCTGCATATGGAGCCGACGCTCAACCTGCCGCTCACCAACGGCTGGGCCAGCCTGAACACCGAAGCCAAGCTGATGGCGACCCACTACCAGCAGGATATTCCTGACGGTTTTGCTGCCAACTATCAGAGCCGCAAAGGTGCCGCTGCACCGGACCTTGATGATTCGGTCAACCGCGTCTTGCCGCAGTTCAAGGTCGACGGCAAGCTAGTGTTTGAGAGGCCGATGATCTGGGCCGAAGGCGCCACCCAGACGCTGGAGCCGCGCGTGCAGTACCTGTACGTGCCGTATCGCAACCAGAGCAACATCTACACCTACGACACCACGCTGCTGCAGACCGACTACTCCGGCCTGTTCCGCGACCGCACCTACAGCGGCCTGGATCGCATCGCTTCACAGAACCGCGTTTCCACCGGTTTGACCACCCGCATTTATGATGACGCGCTGGTTGAACGTTTTAATGCTTCCGTGGGTCAAATCTACTACTTCAGCCGTTCCCGTACCGGTGATCAGATGACCGGTTACGACAACAATGACGATACCGGCAGCGTGGCCTGGGCCGGCGATACCTATTGGAAAATCGACGATCGTTGGGGCCTGCGCGGCGGCCTGCAGTACGACACCCGCCTGAACAGCGTCTCGCTGGGCAACGGCGTGGTGGAATACCGCCAGGACGCCGAGCGCGTGGTGCAGTTGAATTACCGTTACGCCACGCCGGAATATATCCAGACGGCGCTGAACACCAGGCAGGTTCCGGCCTTCCAGGATGGCATCTCGCAGGTGGGCATCACCGGCAGCTGGCCGATCGCCGATCGTTGGGCGGTGGTCGGGGCGTACTATTACGACACCCGCGCCAAACAATCTGCCGATCAGTTGGTGGGGCTGAAGTACAACACCTGCTGCTGGGCGGTGACACTGGGCTATGAGCGCAAGATCACCGACTGGAATACCAGCAACAATACCAGCGTTTACGACAACAGAGTTTCGTTCAACGTCGAACTGCGCGGCCTGAGCAGCGATCATAGTCTCGGCTCCGCGGAAATGCTGCGCTCCGGCATTCTGCCGTATCAGCGCGCATTCTGA
- the pdxA gene encoding 4-hydroxythreonine-4-phosphate dehydrogenase PdxA: MAAMHSNKRVVITPGEPAGVGPDLVAALAQQDWPVELVVCADPALLLERAKRLGLPLTLRDYQPQQPAEAQRAGTLTVLPVQLAHPVTAGELNVGNSAYVVETLARACDGCLNGEFAALITGPVNKGVINDAGVPFIGHTEFFADRSRCDRVVMMLATEELRVALATTHLPLLAVPGAITQQSLFEVIRILDHDLKTKFGIARPHIYVCGLNPHAGEGGHMGHEEIDTIIPALDALRADGIHLVGPLPADTLFQPKYLQDADAVLAMYHDQGLPVLKYQGFGRAVNITLGLPFIRTSVDHGTALELAGTGTADVGSFQTALNLAIKMIINCNE, from the coding sequence ATGGCAGCGATGCACAGCAATAAACGCGTCGTCATTACCCCCGGCGAACCCGCCGGGGTAGGGCCGGATTTGGTGGCAGCGCTGGCGCAACAGGATTGGCCTGTTGAGCTGGTGGTGTGCGCCGATCCGGCCCTGCTGCTTGAACGCGCCAAGCGTTTAGGCTTGCCGTTGACGCTGCGCGACTACCAGCCGCAGCAGCCGGCCGAAGCGCAACGCGCCGGCACGCTGACCGTGCTGCCGGTTCAGCTCGCTCACCCGGTCACCGCAGGGGAGCTGAACGTCGGCAACAGCGCCTACGTAGTGGAAACGCTGGCGCGCGCCTGCGACGGCTGCCTGAACGGCGAATTCGCTGCGCTGATCACCGGCCCGGTTAACAAAGGCGTGATCAACGACGCCGGCGTGCCGTTTATCGGCCATACCGAATTCTTTGCCGATCGCAGCCGCTGCGATCGCGTGGTGATGATGCTCGCGACCGAAGAACTGCGCGTGGCGCTGGCGACCACCCACCTGCCGCTGCTGGCGGTGCCGGGCGCCATCACGCAACAGAGCCTGTTCGAAGTCATCCGCATCCTCGACCACGATCTGAAAACCAAATTTGGCATCGCCCGGCCGCACATTTACGTTTGCGGTCTGAACCCCCACGCCGGGGAAGGCGGCCATATGGGGCACGAAGAGATAGACACCATCATCCCGGCGCTCGATGCGCTGCGCGCTGACGGTATCCATCTTGTCGGCCCGCTGCCGGCGGACACCCTGTTCCAGCCCAAATATCTGCAAGATGCCGATGCGGTGCTGGCGATGTATCACGATCAGGGGCTGCCGGTGCTAAAATACCAAGGGTTCGGCCGCGCGGTGAATATCACCCTCGGTTTGCCTTTCATACGCACCTCGGTCGACCACGGTACCGCTCTGGAACTGGCCGGCACCGGCACCGCCGATGTCGGCAGTTTCCAAACGGCCCTGAATCTCGCCATTAAAATGATAATTAATTGTAATGAATAA